GTTCGGGAGCGCCGGCATGAGCGCCCGGGCGTACATGCCGGTGAACGTGGTGAGGAAATCAAAGAGCATCCAGAAGCCGATCGAGATGAGTACGCCGCGTTGCGCGGTCCTTTCGTCTTTCGCCGCGAAGCAGCGCTGATAGAACGTGGGCTCGACCAGCGTCTGAAGGGCGATGAAATACCACACGAAGACGTACTGGGGCGAGTTCCCCCCGTGCCATACGAAATGGGACGGCGGGACGTGCGTCCGCAAGAAATCGAGGCCCCCGAACCTCGCGGCGAGGAGCGGCAGCCCGACCAGGAATCCCAGGTACATGAGAACGAATTGGACGTTGTCGACATTGACCACCGACCGCATGCCGCCGCGGAAGGAATAGGCCGTGGAGAAGAACGTCCCCACGAGCACGGCCGGAATGAGAGCCCAGCCGAAGATCATCTGGATCAGGATGCCGAGCATGAGAACGTACGGGGCGGGAGAGGAAAGCACCTGGATGACTCCCGCCCCGAGGAGCGCAGCCGGCCGGCCGTAGGCGCGATCCAGCTGGTCCGGGACCGTGTAGAGCTCCGAGCGGCGCGCGCGGCGCGCGAAAAAGATCGCGAAGAGCGCGGCCCCGAGATAGTACGGCACGCCAAAGACGAGCCAGTTCGAGACGCCGTAGCGGTAGGAATATTCCCCCACGCCGAGCACCCCGCCGTACCACGTGGAAACGAGGGTCGCCACGAAGGAGGGGAGCGCCAGGGTGCGTCCCATGACCAGGTATTCGACGGGCCCTCGGCGAGCCACTCCGAAGAGACGCGCGCCCACGTAGAGGAGAAAAGCCGCATACGCTGCGATGAGCGCCAGGTCTACGGGGTGGAGCGGTGCGCTCAGAAGTCCGCCTTCAGGCTCGCGAAGACAGACCGCGTGGCGGCAGGATAGAAATACGGGACCTCCGCGTACACATATCCGGCCGTCTCGTAGCGGAGGTCCGTGAGATTCATGCCCCGCAATTCGAGAGAGAGGCGGCGCGCGCCAAGGGGCCCGAACCCGCCGGTCCCGCCGAGATCGAACGAAAGAAGTCCGTTCCATGTCGCGTGCTCTTCGATGAGCTTTTTCTGATACCCGGGAGCGCTCTGGAGCGCCGGGTTCTTCCGGTTGTCCTCGGAGTTGTCTAGGTATTGGCGGCCGGCTTCGTTCAGCGTGAGCGCCGCGCGCGCACGGCGATGCCTGTAACCGACCGTGAGATTAGCGAGTCGGCTTGGGAACCCCGCGATCGTATTCCCACCGAAGTCGTTCACCGTCGTCGAATCGACGAACTCGCGATAATCGCGGAATCGATTCCGGCTCAGGGAGACGTTTCCGGACACCTCGAATCCGCTCGCGTGGGCCCAGCCACCTTCGAGCTCGACCCCTTGGTGCACGGAGCGGGCCGCATTCCCCGTGATCGGGACCCCGAGAGCGTCGATCTGCCCGTTGGCCACGATTTCGTTTCGGAAATCAAGCCGGAACCCGGTGAGCCTCAGGTAGGAGTTCCCATTCCGGTAGCCGAGCCCCGCCTCGTAATCGTTCAGGTGTTCCGGGTCGATCAGGGGATCCCGGTAAACATGGGCCGCGACATCGACGACCCGGAAGAGCGGAACCGCCGTGGGATCGTCCGCCCGGTAGATCTCGCTCAGAATCGGCTCGGTCTGCGTGTGCGCATAGTTTCCGAACACGTTCCACCGTTCCGTAGCGTTCCAGTTGAGCCCGATCCGGGGACTCAGGAACGAGTACGTGAGGTGGAAGTCATACCCCGAGTAGCGGTCCTTTCCAATCGCGTACCGGGTCTGTCGCCACTGGAGACTCCCCGTCAGCTTGAGATCGGGCCGGAGCAAGTACCCCTCCTGCACGAACCCCGACAGGGCCCTGACCCGGCCCGCGTAGTCGTAGAAAACGTGGTTCGGGTCCGTTCCCAGCGGCAGCGCCTGGGCCCAGGTCAGCTCGCCCCAGTGCCGGCCCTCGTGCTCGCGCCACTCCGCGCCCACGGTCAGCTCGCCTTTTCCGTGCGAATACCTCGCGCGGGGGATCCAGCCGTAATGACGGTTCCTCACCCAGAGCCGCTGCGTCATGTCCGAGCCGATCACGAGGAATCGGCCGTCCGGTTGCATCGCCGGCGCTCCGGTTGAATCGACGGCGTAGTAGCCCGCCGGGTAGAGCGAATCGGAGTCCACCTCGAAGCTCGGCAGGCGCCGTGATGAGAAGCTCTGGGGGCCATACGGGAAGTCATCGTAATAGCCCTTCCCGGGGAAATAGAACGCGGACGAGGTCAGGGCGACGCGCTCACCGAGTTTCACATCCTGGATCAGCTCGTAGTGCGGCTCGAAGAAATTGTCGGTTTCGTTTCGCCAATTGAGCGGGTTGATCCTTCGGTCCTTCCCGGCGTCGCCCGTGATCGCGCCGTCCAGGTAGGGACGGTCCACGCCGTAAAACGCCAGGTGGAGCTGCTCGGGGCCGCCGTACAGGTTGAGCCGCGACGTGATCCAGGAGTCGATCCGCGCGGCCGAGAGGTAATAGGACCAAAGTCTGGACCACGAGAGGTCGCGATAGCCCTGAGAAATGATCCGCGAGTAGCGCCCGGAAAGCGCGTAGGTGCCGTCGAGAAGCCCCGATTGATAGTCCATCGAGAAGCGCCGCGTGTCGTAGCTCCCGACGCCGGTCTGAATGGAGAGCCTCCGTTCCGTGGGAATCGCGACCGTCTCCAGATTCACCGAGCCCCCGACCGCGCTCGCCCCGTAGAGCGCGCTCCCCACCCCCCGCTGCACCTGAAGCGATTGCGCGCTCGAGACCAGGTCCGGGTGGTCCACCCAGTAGACCTCATGCGTTTCCGGGTCGTTGAGGGGAATGCCGTTGATCGTGACCGCAACGCGGCGCTGGGGGAACCCGCGAATCTTGACGTAGGAGTATCCGATCCCGTTTCCGGCGTCGGAGTAGGCGTAGACGCTCGGGGTCTCGGCGAGGAGCATCGGCACGTCCTGTGCCCAATAGTGCTCTTGAATCGTCTTTCGATCGAGGTCGGTGAACGCGACCGCGGACCCGCGCTCGGTCGCGCGCGTGGTGGTCACCTCCACGGGCGGAACGGGCACCGGCTTGGGCTCGAGCCGGAACTCGACCGAGACCGTGTCCGCGCCCAGGCTCACGCTCCGCCTTTCCGGCGCGAAACCAAGCCGGGACGCCTCGAGCTCGTAGGTTCCCGGGGCGACATTCGAGAACAGAAACTCCCCGCCGCGGCCGGTGGCCGTTTCCATGGCAGGAGCGAGGATCCGCACCCTGGCATCCGAGAGGGGCTCTCCGCTCCGTGCGTCGAGCACGCGGCCTGTGAGCGGCGCGCCGGGATCCGCCAAGGCATGGCTCGAGAGCGCAATCACGAGCGTGGCTGCAACGATAGGCAGAGCGGGGCGAAGCTTCATCGACAGCACCGTCCTTTCGAAAATAATCGAGCCGCGCTCCGAGGGAACGCGGCACAGTACGGAAGGTCGGACTGTCCCCGTTTCCCTACGCTGGCATGACCCAGATCAGGTTTTTAGGGTTTGCTCTCAGGCCGGTTTTCTTCCGGCCACCCCTAACGGTTAGAACAAGCATTGTGCCGGAGAGAGAGTGTGTCAAGCGGGAGTTGTGAAGCGGCGTCGGGCGCCGCGTTACTGCGTCGCGAAGGCAGCCGGGTCGGAAACTTCCACCCGGTCGGGGAAGAGCACGGTGAGCTGCCAGCGATAGACCGTCTGCCGCTTCATCCTCGCGCCGAGCTCTTGAGGGATGACCCAGGCGTTGTTCGTGAGCCGCGGGCTCACGAAAAGAGATTCCTCCTGCACGCCCATGACCTTGACCCTGTAGCCCGAGGCCCCGGTCACATCACGCCACTCGAGCCTGACGCGGTTCGGCTTCGAGAACGTCGAGTGCATCTGGTAGAGGATCGGGCCCTGCTCCGGCACCCTAGGAACCGGCTTCCCGTGCGGGGCCGCGCGCGGGGAGACGAACCCGAGATAGAGCCCGCTGCACGCGGTCAGAAGCGCGAAACCAGCGACCGCGATGACCGACAAGGCTTCCCTGCGATTTGCCATCGTTTCCCCTCCGGTGCTAGGCTGGCGCTGCGGCCACGTTGTCCGATGAGGCAGCATACCACCAGCCACGATTGCGACCCGCGCGATGCCCTACGCTGTCATTCTCACGAACGGAATGCCGCCCACCGCCGCCGCGCTCCGCCGGGCGCTCACCCGCTCCGCGCTCTTCGTCTGCGCGGACGGAGGCGCGAACACGGCCCGACAATTCGGCGTGACGCCGGCGGCCATCATCGGCGACTTCGACTCGGTGGCCCCGGACACGGTCAGCCATTTTCGGGACGTACCTCAGATCCGCGACGCGGGCGAGGATCGCACCGATACCGAGAAGGCGATCGAATACGCGCTTGGGAAGGGCGCCTTCGACGAGATCAAACTGCTCGGCGGCGGCTCGGGGCGGCTCGATCACGTGATCGGCCACATCGGCCTTCTGCGGAAGTATCTCGGCCGCGTGCGGATCGTGATGGAGGGAGGCGACGGTCGTGCCTACGTCGCGGACAAGGATCAAGAAATCGAGTGCCCCCGAGGAACCGTGGTCTCCTTCTTCGCCGTCGCGAGCCCGGTGGAGGGCGTCACCACCGAAAATCTCCGCTACCCTCTCCGGAATCGCACGCTCGAGCTGGGACTTCAAGATTCCATCTCCAATATCGTGGAGGCGACTCCCGCCTGGATCCGCTTCAAGCGCGGCACCCTCCTCGTCGTGGAAGTCACGAATCCGCGGACCGGCCGCGGGTGATCGAGATGCCGACCGTCGTTCCCCGCCCTTCCCCGGGACTATCGATCGTCACCGTGCCTCCCATCATCTCGACCAGTTCCTTGACGATCACGAGACCCAACCCGCTCCCGCCGAACTTTCGCGTCATGGATGCGTCCGCCTGTGAAAATTTCTGGAACAGGAACTCGCGCCGTTGGAGCGGAATCCCGATCCCGGTATCCCGCACCTCGATGTCCACGTAGGGCGAGCCCGAGGGTGCCGCTACCGAGACCGACACCGACCCCTCGCTCGTGAACTTGATCGCGTTCCCGATGACGTTCACGAGGATCTGGCGGAGGCGCGCGGAATCGGCCTGGACCACAATCCCGGGACTCAAGCCCGCAGAGCTGAGTCTGAGCCCCTTCGCGCGCGCCTGGACGTCGAGGGTCTCGATCACATCGGACAGCAGCGGCTCGAGCATCACATCCTCCAGCTCCACTTCGAGGCGCCCGGCTTCGATCCGCGAGAGATCGAGCACGTCGTTGATCAGGTCGAGGAGGTGCGTGCTGCTCGCGAGCGCGTGGCGAAGCAGCTCCTTTTGCTCGGCTTCATCCTGGCAGAGGTCGTCGATGATCAGGTTCAAGAACCCGATGATCGAGTTGAGCGGTGTTCGCAGCTCGTGCGACGTGTTCGCGAGGAATTCGCTCTTCATCCGGTCCGCGGCGCGAAGCCGCTCCACGAGACGTTCGAGCTGATCGTTCTTCTCCTGAAGCTCCGATTCGTGCTGCCGAACCGACTCGACCAGCCGCACATTCTGCACGGCAGTCCCGATCTGATAACCCACCGCACGCAGGAGATCCGACTCGCGCGAGGAAAGCTTCTCCCCCGCGATGCTCAGAATGGAGATCACCCCCACCACCTCGCCTCGCGCGAGGAGCGGCATATGCACCACGGTGGCGATGCTCCGGTCGAGAAGCTCCGACTCGGCGACCAGCTCCCGCGTCTGCATGGCGCGAAGCACCGCTGGGTTGACCGAGTCGGGAATCATGCGGGGAGAGAGCTTGATCGAGGGGTTCAGGTAGCTGGCTTCGCCGACCAAGCGGAGAGCCGATTCCCCCGCGTCGTAGCGCTGGATCCAACACGCGTCCATGCCGAGGCCTTCCACCACCTGGCGCGAGACGGCGCCGAGCATCTCTTGAGGATCGTGGCTGCTTCCCGTCGCGACCGCGATCGCGGCGAACGCGGCCAGCTCCTGGGCGCGCCGAAGGGATTCCGCTTCGATCCAGCGCTGCTGACCCATCTCCACGACGGTGGCGATGTAACGCACCTCCGCGGACTCGCCGCCGGTGACCGGGGTGATCGCGAGCATCATCGGACAGGAATCGCCGAGGGAGGAGCGGAAGTCCACTTCCCCGGCCCAGCGCCCCTCGCGGTCGACCTCCTCGAAGATGCGATCCTCGAGATCGCCGGCCTGGTCCGACCAGAGGAAGCGCCGGAGGAACGATCCGGGCAGGATCGAGGAGTTGATCCCGGCGAGGCTGGATAGGGCGTGGTTCACGGCGACGATGCGCCGGTCTTTCGCGAGAAGAATCATCCCCACCGGCGTGCGCTCGAAATGCTCGCGCAGGGCTTCGCCCAGACCGGGTACCTGGACCGACGCCGGCAGCATGGTTTGTCGAAGCGGAGCCATTCGCGGGAAGTCCCCCAAAAGCCGGAGAGCAGCCTACCCAACGACTTATCGTCTCAGGATGGGGCCTTCTCCAGCCGTTTCTGGGGGTCTGGACGCCGCCGATCTGGGCGGTTATCTTCCGGTGCGGCATCTCCGAAGGCATGCACCCCACCCGGGGAGGGGTACGAGATGACGAAGGTTTCGGCGGGGGTCTTGGCCGGGGTCTTGCTCGGTTTCCTTTACGGGTTGTTCAACGCCCGCGGCGAGGGCTCCGCGGCGGCGATATCGGCGAGCCTCCTCGGCCGGACCTCGCAGGGAATCATCACCGGTATTCTGGCCGCCTACGCCAGCAAGGGCTCCACGCCGCTCTGGCGGGGTGCACTCTGGGGAGTCCTCATCGGGCTGGGGCTCGGCGTGCTCGCCGGCCTGCCCGCGCACGCGATCCCGCAATCGCTTCTACCTTCGGCGCTTCTCGGGCTCGCCTGCGGGCTCGCCGCGGCCAAGGCGAAGCGCTAGCGTCCTCGCCGCCTTCCCGGATCGGAGGGGCTACCGAGCGGAGGGCTTCGCCTTCGCTCCGGCCGCAGCCTCTTCCTTTCCCACCGCGACCCGCGTGAAGCGCGCGGGATCGAAATATTTCCGCGCGACCGAAGTCACCTCTTCCGGTCTGATCTTTCGAAGCATCTCCGGATAGCGATCCGCGAACTCGTAGCCCACGCCGGCCGATTCGTAGAAACAGAGGCGCTCTGCCTGCGAGGCGTTGTCTTGGATACCCAGGTAGTAACGGGACAGCATCTTCGCGACAATGTCCTTGAGCTCCGCCCTGGTCACTCCTTCGTGGGTCACGCGCGCGATGTCCTCGAGAACCCCCGCCGACGCCATCGAGAAATTGGCCGGGGTCACCCCCATCTCGTTTTGCGCGGACGCCTGCCCGAACCGGTCCGACATGTAGAACCAGGATCGATACGCGACGCCCTTCTCGTAGACGTATTTGAAAAAGAGCTTGTCACCGATCAGGCCCACGGCGGCCCTGAGCGGCACATAGTCGGGATCGCGGACGGAGCAGGCCGGCCAGCCGGTATTGTAGGTAACCTGCTCTTGATCCTTGTCCACGAACAGGACGTGGCTCTCGGGCGGCGCCTCATCGCGCGGCGCCCCCGTGGCGACGGAATCCCCCGCGCGTAATTTCGAAAACGTGCGGCGCGCCAATTCCAGGGCGGAGGCGGCGTCGAAATCGCCCACGATCGCGACGACGAGATTTTTCCCGGAGAACATCGTCTCATAGGCTCGACGCAGATCGGCGAGTTGAATCTTGGCGAGCGAGACCGTGTCGCCATGGACGGCGTGTCGATAAGGGGAGTTCTTGAACAATAGATTCTGGAACTGAACGTTGGTGTAGTCGAAGGGCCTGTCTCCGAGGCTCCTCGCGCGCTGCATGAGATCCTCGCGAACCTTCGCCACCTCACCGACAGGGAAGGTGGGGCGCGTGACCACGTCACGGAAAATATCCCACGCCTTGGCGAAGTGGTGCGACGGC
This genomic interval from Candidatus Eisenbacteria bacterium contains the following:
- a CDS encoding PAS domain S-box protein — its product is MAPLRQTMLPASVQVPGLGEALREHFERTPVGMILLAKDRRIVAVNHALSSLAGINSSILPGSFLRRFLWSDQAGDLEDRIFEEVDREGRWAGEVDFRSSLGDSCPMMLAITPVTGGESAEVRYIATVVEMGQQRWIEAESLRRAQELAAFAAIAVATGSSHDPQEMLGAVSRQVVEGLGMDACWIQRYDAGESALRLVGEASYLNPSIKLSPRMIPDSVNPAVLRAMQTRELVAESELLDRSIATVVHMPLLARGEVVGVISILSIAGEKLSSRESDLLRAVGYQIGTAVQNVRLVESVRQHESELQEKNDQLERLVERLRAADRMKSEFLANTSHELRTPLNSIIGFLNLIIDDLCQDEAEQKELLRHALASSTHLLDLINDVLDLSRIEAGRLEVELEDVMLEPLLSDVIETLDVQARAKGLRLSSAGLSPGIVVQADSARLRQILVNVIGNAIKFTSEGSVSVSVAAPSGSPYVDIEVRDTGIGIPLQRREFLFQKFSQADASMTRKFGGSGLGLVIVKELVEMMGGTVTIDSPGEGRGTTVGISITRGRSADS
- a CDS encoding sodium:solute symporter family protein, whose protein sequence is MGRTLALPSFVATLVSTWYGGVLGVGEYSYRYGVSNWLVFGVPYYLGAALFAIFFARRARRSELYTVPDQLDRAYGRPAALLGAGVIQVLSSPAPYVLMLGILIQMIFGWALIPAVLVGTFFSTAYSFRGGMRSVVNVDNVQFVLMYLGFLVGLPLLAARFGGLDFLRTHVPPSHFVWHGGNSPQYVFVWYFIALQTLVEPTFYQRCFAAKDERTAQRGVLISIGFWMLFDFLTTFTGMYARALMPALPNPTASYPALAIGFLPPVVQGVFYLGLLATVMSTVDGYTFIGGVNFGRDLIWRWRLERDESRVNRYAQIGFLVTALISVVLALFFRSAVDLWHDVGSIGVPALLVPLASSYHPRWRMRPPAAAWSIAVSGGVSLAWLLSRYRPGPSGAYFLSLEPIYAGLLVSVLFWMLGRGRRARQSADDRVAA
- a CDS encoding thiamine diphosphokinase translates to MPYAVILTNGMPPTAAALRRALTRSALFVCADGGANTARQFGVTPAAIIGDFDSVAPDTVSHFRDVPQIRDAGEDRTDTEKAIEYALGKGAFDEIKLLGGGSGRLDHVIGHIGLLRKYLGRVRIVMEGGDGRAYVADKDQEIECPRGTVVSFFAVASPVEGVTTENLRYPLRNRTLELGLQDSISNIVEATPAWIRFKRGTLLVVEVTNPRTGRG
- a CDS encoding TonB-dependent receptor — encoded protein: MKLRPALPIVAATLVIALSSHALADPGAPLTGRVLDARSGEPLSDARVRILAPAMETATGRGGEFLFSNVAPGTYELEASRLGFAPERRSVSLGADTVSVEFRLEPKPVPVPPVEVTTTRATERGSAVAFTDLDRKTIQEHYWAQDVPMLLAETPSVYAYSDAGNGIGYSYVKIRGFPQRRVAVTINGIPLNDPETHEVYWVDHPDLVSSAQSLQVQRGVGSALYGASAVGGSVNLETVAIPTERRLSIQTGVGSYDTRRFSMDYQSGLLDGTYALSGRYSRIISQGYRDLSWSRLWSYYLSAARIDSWITSRLNLYGGPEQLHLAFYGVDRPYLDGAITGDAGKDRRINPLNWRNETDNFFEPHYELIQDVKLGERVALTSSAFYFPGKGYYDDFPYGPQSFSSRRLPSFEVDSDSLYPAGYYAVDSTGAPAMQPDGRFLVIGSDMTQRLWVRNRHYGWIPRARYSHGKGELTVGAEWREHEGRHWGELTWAQALPLGTDPNHVFYDYAGRVRALSGFVQEGYLLRPDLKLTGSLQWRQTRYAIGKDRYSGYDFHLTYSFLSPRIGLNWNATERWNVFGNYAHTQTEPILSEIYRADDPTAVPLFRVVDVAAHVYRDPLIDPEHLNDYEAGLGYRNGNSYLRLTGFRLDFRNEIVANGQIDALGVPITGNAARSVHQGVELEGGWAHASGFEVSGNVSLSRNRFRDYREFVDSTTVNDFGGNTIAGFPSRLANLTVGYRHRRARAALTLNEAGRQYLDNSEDNRKNPALQSAPGYQKKLIEEHATWNGLLSFDLGGTGGFGPLGARRLSLELRGMNLTDLRYETAGYVYAEVPYFYPAATRSVFASLKADF